The Primulina huaijiensis isolate GDHJ02 unplaced genomic scaffold, ASM1229523v2 scaffold38229, whole genome shotgun sequence DNA segment ATCCCAACTCTATCATAATTTGGCGGCAGCTCTGCTTCCCAATAACTGTTAGCATTCTCGTTTCCCATTGCTGTGTTTAcgagaaaaaatatttagttaatatgatgatattttttaattatcaaataaaaataaacctaAAACATTCAGACTTCTGAAATTATTACATTGAATAAATGAAACCTGTTCAGGAAGCCATGTGTCAAGTGTAGCAGATCTCACCTACAAAGTAGACACAAAACCGTCATGAGCTGGCAAGAGATTCAATTCAAAACTTTTTTAAATATCAAGATGTTTTGTCCAATTTCAGATAACATCAATACAAGAGCTGAACTCCGAAACTGACAAATCTATTTCTACATCTGAACATATCTATAAGGAACAACTTCCACTGTTAGCTACTCTAAAGACACCATAGAAAGTAAGTAAATGTTACCTTGGAGATGTGCACTCCAAGACTTCTGTGGATCCCAGAGCATTGCATGCATATGAAAACACCTAAGTTCACACTTGCCCATCGAGGACCTCTGGATTTCAGAATAAAATGCACGATCAAGACAAACAAAAGTATTACACTTGAActtaattcatgaaaaaaaattataactataGATTCCACCACAatgcataattttaaaatcagcataccatttttatttacttttaaagatgatACGAAGACATATAATATATTAGAAATACGCACTTGGTTTTGCAATCAGCACATTCCCTATTCTCTGGCAATTTAAGAAGTCCTTCCAAAACCTGATAACAAGGAGATCAATGTAAATAAAAGGCATAGCGAGAACCTAGGGACGCCGTCACAGAGCTAGAAATCCAAGTGCTTTTGGGGAAAGGTAATCctcatcaaaataaaattatcaacaACATAGTAACATAAGTGTGGAGAGCAAAATAAATTTTGACAAGCCATATACAATTACAAATGAATCTATTCTGATTTACAATTTAAAGAAACTACTTAAGCCTTTCACTTTATTTCCGCCCCATAGCCAACAGTCTTCTAAGTAAGCTTACGACAAACGGTAGGCCAGAGCACAGGCATTAGCAGATATTTCTGGCATATAGATTAAATAACCACGTACACCTTCAACTAATAAACGATCttctaaattttcattaaaactTCATGACTTCAAATAAACTCTCATATCATCACTTAAACATTATGCAATCTCGATGATACGAGACTGGATCCTTTGTCACAGAACCATCACCATCACTAGTCATGGCTAAAAAATACCAGATCAAATCagtcaacaatctcaaaaaaaaaaaagaagaaaaaaaagaaaaaaaaaacaggcCAGATTTTATAGCAACAACTTTCCGAAAACATTTAACATGCGATTACAGTAAAATAGGCCACGCACTAAGAAACGTAATCTTTCAATAATTAGGCTAGGGCAAATAACATTGAGAATAAAATAATCGAAAGAGAAAACCGTAAATCCGAAAACAAAATCAGGACCTTTCGGTGCTTCACATTGAGCTCCTTGGAGACACTCGCTTTCTCATTCATGGCGATAATTACTGTGAAGCAAAAATTGGAAGAAATAGAACAGGAATTTGACGACTTCGATTCGATATTTTCCTCTCCCCTCTTCCTCCCACCAAGGACTGTCCGATTCAATTGTCGGTGACAAGAATTTGCTGGAGAAAGAGAGGAGATACGGAGAATACCAACCAACTGGCTTTTCGTCTGTAAATCGCCCTCCGTTCACAATTTCgatgttttcttttctttttttttctttttttcagtGCTTTAGGCGAAGTGCGTGAGAGGTGGAGTCGTTGACGAAACATCATCCACTCTCACGTGTCACATATGTGGACGGCCCCCACACGAATGGAAATGCCCGCtctggtaaaaataaataaaaattatatatattgttttttaatagataatatttagaaaatattggaATCGATATTCGAATATGTATGTTgattgatttacgataatagacatttttttgaattttgaacaacgaattttaaattaaataagaataaatttgACATTAATTGAATGTTCCATACAAGCATATGGTtagattttaatataaaatataaagtttatATGTTATGGAACTTTATATGAAATGCGATTGTGTTAAGAGtcatttttttcattcaaaGTTAAtacttgagttttttttttttttaaatgaatacttgagttaaatttttttttttaaaaaaaaaaaataacggTATTGtgagaataaatatattgaaaaaaaaaattgggtctTTTATTGTAAGGATTTCAATATTTGTAATTTGGAAATATATATTAGTGATTTATTGTACACAATAATTttatgtatattaattaaactttaaaatgtgtgaaataagtttttaaataaaatataatcgcGTTGTTGTAAACGAATATTAGACACAAATGAAAATTGATGTTTAAAGTTTAAGATTTTAATAGCATACCTAGATCTAGATGTAGTAAGTATTATTGAATCGGACAACTATGGTGGAGTTTGGTCATTGGACATTGATGGATGTTGATTGACACACAACACCAGTTGACGAAATTATTTAAGATTCTTTAGTGATAATcaaaatgaattatttaattgaataaaattcataacTCGGCAACCGCTCTATTAGAGCCAAGAAACCTTGCTTGTTTTTGTTAAAGAAATGGAAGATTGGTTAGAAGTTAAAATTCTACTACATATAATATCAAaccaaatttgaaataattatagaGAAAATTAAACTTCCTAAAATACCAGATATAAAAACAACTTCCGTAGCCAGAGCGTAGAAAACCTGATCTGATGATCTATAcacaaaaacaaaatagaaaGATGAGCAATCTCTATCTAGGATTTTAAAATCTTTCAGCTTAAACTAGATGAATTTGACTCCAAATTGTTCCGTGTTTGAATGACCAAAAGTCCATCGAATTCAACGATGGTATGCTAATAGTCCAAACTTTTAACCCAAATCCTCAAGGCTTCGGCCATAGTAGAGTTGAAATGTCTCGACGACATGTGTTTGCGGTTATCGATATGCCATGAGAATTGCCAATAATGCAACCATAGCCAAAATATGAAGAAGTATCAAGCACAACAGCATCAACATTGCACTTTTATCTGGAGGCTTCCGAATCCCGAGATGTAGAGGCGAATGTGAGTGTGTAGCATGAGCTTGTTTAGCCATCAGCAATTGAGAATGGATGTGGATAGCTGATTGGAAAATTACAGTATAGCTAGCTTGCACCTCCCATTccaggccacatcatttctgtTTTGCCAAATGCACCACAAAATAGTAACTGATAACTCTTATAATTTTTTCTGACCTTGTGAACTAAATGGTTCCACCACGCTGATAGGGGACGGCAAAGATGTGAGATTGCTATCAACAAAAGAAAGGCACCAAACATTTCTTGCAAAAGGACAAGAATGCAAATCCCAATAACTGAAGCATTGAAACGAAATATACCTGATCTGATGCAAGCAGAGCCTCTTATGATTATGGCTCCGCCGCCTGCACCAGGATCGATCAGGTCGTCCGTACAAACGGTTTCCACGGCCTCACCCAACGAATGCCGGAAAATAAAACCATCTGCCTTTTCGCCTCCATAATCGCTAAACATACCGCCGATTATGTTTTCCAGGAAGGCTACAAATTGATCCCTGGTAAGTACTGGTTCCATATTTCCTAACCTCACTCCatatttttttcactttttcgTACTGGAGTTTGTTGTTCGTGTACAAAGAATTTTACTCCTTGGATTATAGATACCAACGAAGCATGTTTTGTTTAGTTAATTCCCCCTGATCtgattgtgtatatatatttttcttaagaATTCACGAATCAAAGTTGTGTGCAGGAACATCTTCTATCAAACAACGTTTTTAGATCTGATGTTGTTGAATATGGACATTTAAACACAATAAACATGTACTGTTTTATTATTAGAAGAAAACAAATCGCTTAGCAGTCGGTAGATATATATTGTGCAAAATCTCATACGAACTTGGCTAAGCCAAATGACCGAACGGTATGTTGAACTCATTTTCTGCTaaaatattcaaattgaagATTGAAAGGGTAAAGGCTGCGGTGTTCcaaattttttcattttgtgGCTGCTGTATTAGGACACGTATGTAAATGTAATTTTCTATATGCAGGTGGAGTTGTAGTTTCTAAGATTACAACCAACACGCTCAATGACGTCAGAAAGGAGAATCTTAAAGCTGAAAAACTCCAGGCATCATCACAAGAGAAAGTTGTTACACCCTCGATCAAAGAAATGGTCTCTAACCAGGGATCTGTTTGTTAACTTGTGTGCAATGCATGTACAATGTGTCTTGGTTGGGCATCTGTATTAGTAatctatatatgtataattttgtttgttAAAGGCACGTTTTGGTCCCATTTTACTGTTGTACATAATGCATAAGCTGAAATGTTTGTAAGTCGTCAACTCTTACCAAGGAAAAGGCACAGCTCATTGATACAAAAATAGCTAGTGTAATATGGCGAGTCCAATAAGATGGCATGGATTATTTGATATACAGTACATAAGAGCATATAATTGtctatggttgtacaccatacaGTTTCTGGGTCATTGCAGATCATTCTTTCTTCTTGTTAGTTGTTTTTGAAACCGATCCAGTGCGGTAAGGTTCAGCGGTGTAGGCATATTGCATCAGTAAAGAGAAGAAAACCATTTCCACTATAACGAATATATTCTGAAGGGCTTCTTGGAGATGCTCCACATCGAGCCAGAAATGGTTCGATTTAACTATCCCCAATGCTACAAGAATATCAAGGAGGATTCCCTGAAAGTGGTTAAAGAACCAGAATCTCATTGATCACGAATAATGATTTGATCATTAAGCTGGGGTTTAGCTAATTGATATGAGAATTTACCTGCCAGAAGCAGAAGAATACAATGCCTTTGACGCACAAAAACTTTGCAAGTGGCTTATGTGGTGCCAACTCTTTTGCAAAAACATGGTAAAACACGACAAGTGAATATAATGCCAACGAAACTGAAGTGTTCAAGATCATGGTGAACGTCCAGCTGAGCCAACTTGGATAAACTCCAAGAATTTGAAACGATATCATCAAGACTGAGCAAACAGGGCGAATCCACACAAATTGCCATGTCCAGTCCTTGAGAAGTTTCAAATTTTTGTGGTCCAGACGAACAGTGTGAGGCTGCAACATTCAAGATTgcttataatttgtaaacatcATGACTACTCCTAATTGAGGAAGGGAAGATTCAATGGTGGTGAGGAGGATAATTTAGAAACATAATGTGGATAGAGGAGCTATACCTGGAAAAAAGTCATTGGAAACGAGTGATGAATTTCTCTTCCTTTAATTTCATCGGGTACTATGTTTTTGCTGATGGATATGTTCAGATAGGTATACATCAAACCCAAAAACTTTGCCATCACCTACAATTGACAAAGTAAAAAAGATAGAGTCAACCAGTTCCATACCTGATGTGCCATAAATTCTAGAGAAAGCTCACCAAAGCTTCGTAGCATTCTTTAATAGAATCCAAGAAAGTGAAAAAGGTCGTGCTCCCACGTATGTCTAGCAAACCAACGTACGAGTCAATGGCATATAATGGAGCCATGAGGACGATAATTACAATGGCTGTTTGTTCCTTTGGCTTCTTCCAAGACATGTAATGTTGGGAGACTAGTTGTATTGAGAAGTGAAGGGAAAGCATGACACATACGGTTGTTCCCATCAGTGTAAATTGCCCACGGTCCATCTCGGAAATATCTTGTGTTTGCTGGAAgcaaaacaaagaaataataGGGCTCACAAACACAAACATatgtttaatcataaaacaAACTACATGTGGGAATATCCCACAAAATGTACAAGTACCGATGAAATGAACAGTAATGAAGCTGATATGATCTCATAAACCTAACAGTTCACAGGAAAATTTGGCGACTCTTGAACTTTTATTCTTCTCTATCATTTACTCTCAGTTATTCCAGACCCCCACATGTCAATTGATTTCACATTAttccaaaaaaaatgaaaagagagaaaaaaatattccaTTTTCGAGATACCTGAAAATGCAAGCTAGCCAttcaaaaaaaatcatgatcatgtaaaAAGCAGGAAGCACGTAAATCTGACTAATCAACTTAGTAAAAAGcttaaaaaatatgttaaatcTTTTAGTTGCCTTGTATTTTACAAGTACAATGTGAAGTGGTAGACACAAAAGCTCGTCAATTCCCTATAATCAATGGTCAGCATAAACATACTTCCACAACCTTAAACGCAAACTATGTCAGCTTGGCCTATTCTCTGAATGCAGGTCATACCCTCATACCTTTCTTATCTTTATAATAAAGGGTTTAATCCACTTCCTCTGCAAAGACCAAAGCACCAACTGCGGTCGGTTCTTGGGGCAACGAAGGCATGCACTTAATTTATTATGAACACAATgagttgatattttttaaaaaaaataatttatcgaATCACAGAATGAAACATTTATGggattaaatatcatataagtATTAC contains these protein-coding regions:
- the LOC140968859 gene encoding uncharacterized protein, with amino-acid sequence MDRGQFTLMGTTVCVMLSLHFSIQLVSQHYMSWKKPKEQTAIVIIVLMAPLYAIDSYVGLLDIRGSTTFFTFLDSIKECYEALVMAKFLGLMYTYLNISISKNIVPDEIKGREIHHSFPMTFFQPHTVRLDHKNLKLLKDWTWQFVWIRPVCSVLMISFQILGVYPSWLSWTFTMILNTSVSLALYSLVVFYHVFAKELAPHKPLAKFLCVKGIVFFCFWQGILLDILVALGIVKSNHFWLDVEHLQEALQNIFVIVEMVFFSLLMQYAYTAEPYRTGSVSKTTNKKKE